AATATAATTCGATACATCAAAACATTTTTCATTTTCCAAATGTTATCTTTTAAGGAAACAACTCATAATTATTCTATTAATAACATTGCAAAAAGCCATACAACTAAACTTATGAACGAGTATAAAATTTGCATATTATTTATTGCACTAGGGTTAATTTTAGCCCTTAGCATGGAAAGTTTTATCTTACCTAGAATTATTCTTATTTCCAGAAAAAAGTGTTTGTTTGATATCCCAAATGACAGAAAAGAACATAAAGATCCAGTCCCTCGCTTAGGAGGAATATCATTTTTACCGGTTCTTTTCTTAAGCACCATAATTACCCTCTACATTAGATGTAAATTGCTGGACAATATTTTCACTCCATCATTTTATGATACCCTAAACGACTTTATGATGTTAACTTCAGGGCTTCTGGTTCTTTACATAGTTGGCATAAAAGATGATCTGTCAGGTGTTAACTATAGAAAGAAGTTCTTTATGCAATTTATAGCATCAGTTTTTCTGGTTTTAAGTGGTACATATATTAATAACTTCTATGGGTTATTCGGGATATATGAAATTCCATTGTATGTAAGTATCCCCTTTAGCATGCTCCTTTGCATATTCATTACAAATTCCATTAATCTGATTGATGGGATTGATGGATTAGCTTCAGGCATTAGTGGCGCTGCTTTAGCTGCTTATGGTTACCTGTTTTTTATTAGTAAACAGTGGACATTCTCTATAATCAGTTTCACTATGCTGGGAATTCTTATTCCTTTCTTTTATTATAATGTTTTTAGTAGTAGAAATAAAATATTTATGGGAGATACCGGGTCACTCATGCTTGGCTTTTTACTTTCTTTCCTCGGGATCAGGGTTGCAATGAATTTTCCTGAGTTACCTTCATCTCCTCCAACTGGCGCTATTCTCGTAGCTGGCTCTGCACTTTTTATACCAATGTTTGATGCCATCAAGGTTATGTATGCCAGACTTTGCGTACATCGGAACATCTTCACTCCAGACAGACGGCATATCCATCACAGATTAATTGATATTGGCCTTTCTCATCGAGTTGCTATGATTATCATTGTTTCAGCCTCGATAGTTATGACTTTAGGCAATTTTTATACATTAAAATATTTCAATATCAATATTGTATTTTTTGTAGATGTATTTGTTGCATATAGTTCCAATAAATTAATTGCCTATCTTAGATATAAAAAGAAACAAAGAATTCTATCTATAAGATTACAAGAAGAAATTGTAGAAGAAAATAAAGGACTGAACATAAGATAAAAAAGGGTAAGCATCATTCTTTCTGATAACTTACCCATAACCATTCTTCTTTGTACTCCTAATTCTAAAATTATTCAGGATAATAAATGCAGTTTATTCTCTTCATCTAGTTTTACAATAAGTTCACCGAACAAAGTATTTACCCAGGCAAACCATTTTCGGGTAAACTTCATTGAATCATCTTTATTGAAAGATTCATGCATAAAGCCGGTATTAGCATCTGTATCGCAAAGCGTTCTCACACATTCCCTTATTTCAGCGTCATCCGTACTTGTCAGCGCTTTCATTATAATACTAAGTGGCCAAATCATCTCCAGACCAACATGCGGCCCTCCA
This genomic interval from uncultured Bacteroides sp. contains the following:
- a CDS encoding MraY family glycosyltransferase, which translates into the protein MNEYKICILFIALGLILALSMESFILPRIILISRKKCLFDIPNDRKEHKDPVPRLGGISFLPVLFLSTIITLYIRCKLLDNIFTPSFYDTLNDFMMLTSGLLVLYIVGIKDDLSGVNYRKKFFMQFIASVFLVLSGTYINNFYGLFGIYEIPLYVSIPFSMLLCIFITNSINLIDGIDGLASGISGAALAAYGYLFFISKQWTFSIISFTMLGILIPFFYYNVFSSRNKIFMGDTGSLMLGFLLSFLGIRVAMNFPELPSSPPTGAILVAGSALFIPMFDAIKVMYARLCVHRNIFTPDRRHIHHRLIDIGLSHRVAMIIIVSASIVMTLGNFYTLKYFNINIVFFVDVFVAYSSNKLIAYLRYKKKQRILSIRLQEEIVEENKGLNIR